In Antechinus flavipes isolate AdamAnt ecotype Samford, QLD, Australia chromosome 3, AdamAnt_v2, whole genome shotgun sequence, a genomic segment contains:
- the CASP9 gene encoding caspase-9: protein MEEAQRELFQRHRLRLVKELQVEPLWDLMLDRELFTRDMIEDIQSAGTRRDQARQLITDLQTRGKQALPIFISCLEDTDQWALAALLREGNTTQQLETVDIEPVEMNRSEGASGTQEKLPIKSVEPGSPSKKEEQKEQGTSSLGVGEGAVGPPQARGGRNPALVGQVYPLTSDPCGYCLIINNVDFSAASGLSVRTGSNIDCEKMQKRFQALHFAVEVEWNLTAKAMGTTLQHLAQRDHSALDCCVVVILSHGRQASHIQFPGAICGTDGGSISVEKIVNFFSGSRCPSLGGKPKLFFIQACGGDQKDHGFQVCFNTIEDNFFIEADATPFQTNFDQPDAVANLPTPSDILVSYSTFPGFVSWRDKKIGSWYIETLDRILGEWADTEDLLSILLMVSNAVSSKGIFKQIPGCFNFLRKRFFFKTK from the exons ATGGAGGAGGCTCAGCGGGAGCTCTTCCAGCGGCACCGGCTGCGCCTGGTGAAGGAGCTGCAGGTGGAGCCGCTGTGGGATCTGATGCTGGACCGGGAGCTGTTCACTCGCGACATGATTGAAGACATCCAG AGTGCTGGTACTCGCAGAGATCAGGCTAGACAGTTGATCACAGATCTTCAGACTAGAGGGAAGCAAGCACTTCCCATCTTCATTTCTTGCCTGGAAGACACTGACCAATGGGCTCTAGCAGCTCTCCTCCGTGAAGGTAACACAACCCAGCAACTGGAAACTGTTGACATCGAACCAGTTGAGATGAACAGATCTGAGGGAGCAAGTGGCACAC AGGAGAAGCTTCCCATAAAATCAGTGGAACCAGGCTCTCCCagcaagaaagaagaacaaaaagaacaaggaaCATCATCCTTGGGTGTCGGAGAGG GTGCTGTGGGGCCTCCACAGGCCAGAGGTGGGAGAAATCCTGCTCTG gTTGGACAGGTGTATCCTCTGACCTCAGACCCATGTGGCTACTGCCTCATCATCAACAATGTGGACTTCAGTGCTGCTTCAGGCCTTTCTGTCCGAACAGGCTCCAACATTGACTGTGAAAAGATGCAGAAACGCTTCCAAGCACTGCATTTTGCTGTGGAGGTCGAGTGGAATCTGACTGCAAAG GCGATGGGAACAACCTTGCAGCACCTGGCCCAGAGGGACCACAGCGCCCTGGACTGCTGCGTGGTGGTCATTCTGTCTCATGGGCGTCAG GCCAGTCACATCCAGTTTCCTGGAGCCATCTGCGGCACGGACGGAGGCTCCATTTCAGTCGAGAAGATTGTGAACTTCTTCAGTGGATCCAGATGCCCCAGCCTGGGAGGGAAACCCAAGCTTTTCTTTATCCAGGCCTGTGGCGGCG ATCAGAAAGACCATGGATTTCAGGTGTGTTTCAATACTATTGAGGACAACTTCTTTATTGAGGCAGACGCCACCCCTTTTCAGACCAACTTTGATCAACCAGATGCTGTGGCCAACTTACCGACCCCGAGTGACATCTTGGTGTCCTATTCCACATTTCCTG GGTTCGTCTCCTGGAGGGATAAGAAGATTGGTTCATGGTACATAGAAACCCTGGATAGAATCTTGGGGGAATGGGCAGATACTGAAGACTTACTGAGTATCCTTCTCATG GTGTCTAATGCCGTATCCTCCAAAGGGATATTCAAACAGATTCctggttgttttaatttcctccggaagagatttttctttaaaaccaagtaa